The Carassius gibelio isolate Cgi1373 ecotype wild population from Czech Republic chromosome B19, carGib1.2-hapl.c, whole genome shotgun sequence genomic interval ACTTCATAGTAGGAGAAAAACAGCATATTAGTAAAGAAACTGAAATTACTAAGTAGTATGTCCGAatacataatattcataaaacagtaaGCAAAAGGTGCCCAGATGACTTGCACTGTTGCACATTTTTGAATCTCATCTGAAGTAGCCTCTGATTAACACTTTACTTTCCCATGAAGCAATAGGAGGATCTGAGAATGGCAGTGAAATGACTCATCTGACCCCAGATGACAGTGAAAAACTGTTGGATGTACAGTAGTACATCATttatactatataaaatatactttatttaaacGGTCTTGAAGCAAGTTACAGCATGCAATTTTAGACACAGTGATCGTTTTATTACAACGATTTTATCCAGCATCTTTTACCTGGATCATCCCCATACCAGTCAATCTGAATCTCCATCCCACAGGGCCCCGCAGGACCTAGTACGTCATCACCACGGCTGAATCCACTGACATACCCCAAATTCTGGGAAAAGTGTTCATCGCGGTTAGGGTTCATTCCAGATCTGAACAGCACATCTGGAAACTGCTTCATTGGGCAATCAGCAAATGATACAGAGAAATGCTCAGTGCTTGGAGCTGGACTAGTGTTAACAGTTCTCTCCTCGTCCTGATTTGGGTCATGATAAAGAGTTGTGTCTTTGGATTCCTGTGAAGATTCGCCCTCCTCATCAGGGTCATACTCTATTTTGGGATGCACCAAACCTAGAAGCAATCCTGGGGTGGATGAGTTGACTAAATCCGGGCCTGGACTGATCTTCAGTGGAGCATTTATGGGAGGATGGTTGGGAAAAGCTCCATTTTCCCCTTCGGAGTCTTTACTACTGGTGGCCACTGGGGTGCAGACAGCAGCTGTTGGGGTGTCATCAGGGCTGAGGGACTCTGTGACCTGACAGGTTCTGTGGTCGGCATCAGAAATGGACGCCATAGGAGCACTAGAGGCTGAAACTGGGTTTTCACTACCACTGAAGTCCTTGTGTCTCTCCCCCTCCCTGTTACAGATCTCCAGGGATGACTTGATGTAGCCCTTGCAAAAGTTCACCACGTCGGTCATCTGCAGGTAGCTCGCAGCTGACATTATTTCAATGACATTGTCGCTGCGCAGGTCCAGGCGACCTGTATACAGAAAGTCTAGGATGAAGGAGAACGCCTCGGCTGTGACGATGTCCAGGGAGGCAGTGCTGTGTCTCTGACCATTGTCCTGCAGGTAATGCACCAGCAGCGCCCGAAAATAACCGCTGCTGGCGAAGAGAATATTACGATGGGCTTTAAAAACACGTCCCTCAACTATGATGCTACAGTCACAGAAGAAGTCCCTCTTACGCTGTTCGTTCAGCTCGGACAAGAGCCGGGACAGGTAGGAAGGAACCTCCATTTTCACTGTATTAGAGCCATGTGTTTCTTTGGTAGAagaataagattaataaataaatcaattgttCATGAGAAAAACATTCCATGAAATAAATCCATATCCTTTAACTCCTATAACTTTCACAAAGAGATAAAATAGGATAAAATGCCCCGTTTTCCAGAGGTGATCCTGACCTGGAAATGtacctatttattttattttttttggcacacTATATAACTATACCGGTTGGTTGAAAGCACACTACAATATGGGAAAATAATaactaaacaattaaatacatttgcaataattacattcacagaaagcatgtaataataataataataatcatggaaaacataataaataattatatatttaacccacaacaataaaaaaagcataatgCACAAGAAGTGCAACTCATTCTCTCTAATTTTTAATTAACAGATATTAGTAAGTCCACTGAACGAGGAAAAATTCCAGTTTCCATTTCAGAAGTCTGACCACATTAAGATTATATACTGACTATCATACCAATGCCATATTGTTAATTAATggaatatatattattcaaacaTTTAAAGTGCAATTTACTTTAAATAGAGGATATATAACTGTCACAATAGTATCAAAAATATATCTGAACCAAATCAAACTTGCGCTACATATCGGTGGTTCTAATTTATGTATAGCCTATGTTTTACAACAGCCGTTACTTTTATAGATGAGCAGCAGCGATtaataaggggaaaaaaagcGCATTGCATCGTAACAAATCCAGCGCAGTCGAAATAACTCTTAACTGATTTAACACAATTACTCGCCTTTAATGATATAAGCCCATTTGTTTATACTTACGTTTAAGTGTCTCTTTTGTTTTTCCTTATGGTGGTCTTTTAAAAATGTCTCCCTGATTGACTGCTTCCTGATTTCTACCTTGTACTTCCTGTCCCTGCCATAGCAGCAGGCGGAGTGTTTAAATCGCTCCTTACCCCCTTTACAGTCTACAACGTCGGATGTCAGCCGTTCGTTCACGTCCAAGCACATCCGGGATAAGCAGTGTGCAGTTCTGTTTCTGTCACCAGGGTCCTATGTGACCCCATTTGAATTTTCCTTCTTTTCTATTCATTGTTCCCTTCATATCAGGGGCATGAAATTCTGTGACTTTTCCTAAATAATCtatctataaacacacacacacacacaaatcgggACTTGACTTGTTGTTCtaaaggtgtaaaaaaaaaaaataataataataataaaaataaataataatattttttatttatttatttatttttattattattttttatatttgtcaacaacaaaaaaagtagtgAACCCAGTATAAATATGGTatgttttacatttgtgtgtgactGCAATAGGGAGCATTTTTGTAGaaattggcataaaaaaaaaaacagcaaatctGGCAAAAGtatgaaaatttcactcataaataAGGGACTGGTGCAAATGCAACATGGAACAAGCATGTTGAGTAGTTATAGCACCAAATATCCACAAAAATGCAGCTAGATATAGTttgacatatataaaaaaaaaagtatatttcctCATGCAAGCGCTCTGTATAAGTTAGGGGTCTGTTTGACTGAAAGGACCAAAAAGTAAACCATACTAAAGAGTCGATTGAGGGTTAAATcaatatttgattaaattaaattaaattgaaactaGATATAAATaaggattaaaaaatatataataataagtatgCCTATTTACTTTTATAGTTAGTGTGTTTTCTCTCATGAGTGACTAATTCACTGAGATGGCAGTTTTGTCCCAAGACTGTAGTCACTGATTAAAAGTGTTCTGTAATCATCTACACCCTCCTCAACTGCAGTTGTTTAGTGCCTGTTCATgacttgtgtgtgtgagagagaaaagtAGGCTAGATgggatttattacatttattttattatggaaAAGTTATTAGTAGAAAATTATGCAACACCTTTTTGAGTGTATGCATATAGTCAATCAAATCActtttttagattactttttgaACATATCTCTCTGCCTGACTGATGTGGTCTAATTTTTTCGTTAATGTAGAACTTAAATAGTATTCCAAATGCAAATTTtagctcaaaaataaaaataaaaccctcaTTTTGTTGATAAAAAGCATGCAGTATCACTTTCTTCATcttgcaaaagaagatatttaaagaaTGTCTATGTCCACAGACCGTAGCGTCAGGGCATGCAGGATGCAGGTGCATGgtcaccgtgattttgccaagtaagacttGCTGTGAAAAAATGCTCACTGCAGGTGCATATGGGCCCGGGCAGTTTGGGGGCCCGCTGAGCTGGTGGGAACTTTTAATTTAAACGAGGGAACGAATAGAGCCCTGCATGAGCCCAGCCCTTGTCCAACGGCTTATGAGAATTCTCAGCCCAAGTCCGACTGGATACTgtgtcttttttctctctcttcccgattacacagctattaaaatagttccgttttgttttttaatggcaaagtggtcatatttctttttgtttctttattaagtTAAATTAGAAATATGTTTGAGACATTTTATGTGTGTAAAGTTCAAGTTTTCGTTTTTCGACTCTCTATAGATGAGTAAATAGTGCATACATAGTTTTACAGTGCGTAGTGTACTGTGATTATGACATGTAGTCATGTTGTCAAAAGTGCTGACTATGAGTCAATATAGGTCGTGACCTAAAAGATTTGCTGACTCACTGGGATCCTGGTCCTCAGCTTTCTAGTCTTTCTTTATTGTTTCAAAAAGAAAAGCTAAAAAGCAGCTAAATGATTAACTTATTTATCCTTTTCATCAAGACTACACTCTGACAAAACAAAGGCAATGAAGAAAGTGCAATAAACACTATCTCCAGATGAGGGAGCAATATCCCTGAAACAGCTGGCACTGCCAAGAGTTTCAGCAAGTGCACATTTACGCCGCTGTTACACAGACGACAGGGTGATGAACAGCACATTCATGAGAAGTAGTTTATTTTTCAGCATAGTGGTCGACCACCATTGTGGGGCAAGATGACAAACTCCCATCTGCTCTGAAACAGATCCCACTCTGAGTGAGGACTGATGTCTTCACAATGCCCATATCCTAACATGCCCCTACTGCCAGCTCATGTCAAACCATGTGCCTACCCCCATTGTTTGCAGTGGAATGTGTGTTTATTTGCTCTTTTTAGCCccaaaatagctgtttttttaacatttggaCCAAGATAAAACAAACATGCAGTTCCTGCAGGCTGCACCGCACCCATGCATCACAATCCACAGCACTCGAAAGTGATTTTTAACACTGATGGGTCACCGGGTGAGTTATTTGTTTGCAGAATTTTCCCATGGTAAAGCCACAGAGCACAAAGGCTTCATGGTGGCCCCTCTAAACCGCAGGGTAGGCAAGTGGACATAAGCCGCCATACACCCTcttttgaaaatgaaatttaTAGCACCTCATAAAACTCAGTTCATCCTTATAATTCCTATACACAAACCAGAGTGTTGTCCCCGAATCCTGTAAACTTGAAACTACCCTGAATCAAACGCTCAGGCTTCAAGATGGAGTGGCCGCGAAAACGACCAAAATGAGTGCTTCTTTGCCATTCTCAGATCATTCTAAGGTGCTTCTTATTATGATATACATTAAGACCGAATGTTGCAAGGGAATATTTTTCTGTCATCTTTTGTGAAAAGACAGtatgttttttataaatatcgCTGCTGAAAaatctgctttgccatcacagaaaaaaattgaagttcattaaaaaaatgaaaaaggatgcatttgtgatcaaataaatgcagctttggtgagtagGGTTCTATCAAAAGCATTCAAATGCCAGCAAACCCCATACTCCTATATGATAAAAATTCTTCGGAAttctattttttccaatataaaatagaatgggtttggaacaatataataatatacattgttataaaatataataggcctatttctttttaagaaatcaaTTCCACTACATAAGCTTTAGTTTTGTCAATAAATCACAATGGGAGAACACAATTGTTATTTCAtgaataatatactaatatgtgTCTGCTGTAAGGTATGAAACTCTATTCATCCTTGTAACTCTAATATGTGTTCCTTTTTAAAACACCTAGAATCAAAAGCAGAAGCTCATGCTTCCAGATGGAGCCCAAAAGAACCAAAATGAGTGCTTTTGATTCGCCGCTTCTGGATGTGTCATAAATATGGCAGAAGACTTTAGTTTTTGTGCCATTCTCAGACATCCTCCTAGGTGCTCCTACATATTAAGATCGAAGGATGCAAGTGAAAATTTTCCTGTCATCATATGCGAGGAGGCAGACAGTGTGGTTTGATGGCATGTTTCGGCACCGAGCGGGGCAAAGAGCTGCTTTTTCCCAGGCATAGATGTACACCACCGGGATATTTAGAGCCACAGAAGAGCACTGATTAAAGAGAGAGACAATGGGGAGAGACTGCCATGACATGGTGGCATTTTCCATCCCCGAGCGCTGCCTCTCATGGGCGCAAAAACTTCCGCGTGAAACGTTTGAATTATCCCAGAATGTCAGGAATTTGTTTTGTGGCACCAGCGCAGACCCCTCGCACATTGATCACGAGATCTGAGACATAGCCTTGACTGTCTCTTTTGTGTGCATGCGTGTTGTGGGCGGGGAGGTGGGTGTGTTTGTTTGAGGTGGAACGGTCATAATACACCACAAAGTGTCTGGAGGATCTAGACATCAGATGGGGGGGGTGTAGTTGGGGGTCTTGGTGATATGATACCAGTTTCGGGGGCCTTAATAGGACCGGCGCCCCTCTGCAGTCTGAAGACACCACTCTCCTCTGTGGTCAGAAAGGAAATCTCGTCTCTCTGTAATTACCAGTTAATGTCCTTGTGTCATTCAGAGACGATGTCTCATTGTGCCCCGCGCGTCTTTGCTTTCTCTCCCAGGCCGATGACTGCCAGAAACAAACATGTCAgcctttttattatcatttatttgatgcaaagGAGAGTAATAAGTGCTGTTGCTTCAACCACATGCTTCCGGCCACAAGCAGAGCTTTGCCTTCTAGATCAGTTGCACTCATTGACGTCTCATTCACATTCCTCAgtttattaaatgaatagttcatccAGAATTCAaacaaatatctttatttatgtatatttatttctttttctataattttatattataatatatgcaTATGGTTCAAACATTTAGGGAAAGTaggatatacatatatatatatatatatatatatatatatatatatatatatatatatatatatatatatatatatatatatatatatatattcagcaaaTTGATCAAATTGATGTAAAACTACAAACATTGTTACAATGCTTTCACACTgctacatgaataaaaaaaaacataaataatataaataatgaattCAGGGTTTTCACagacatattaagcagcacagttgttttcaacagtaataataataagaaatgtttcctgagcaacaaataaaattttgaaggatcatgagacactgaagactggaataatgatgatgaaaattcagctttgcatctcagtagtaaattacatttttaatatatatatatactgttatcaatatatatacagaaaactgttattttgaattgtaagaaaatttaaaaatgttacttattttactatattttttaaacaaataaatgcagcctcagtgagcataagaggcttctttaaaatattaccaatcccaaacttttTGTGCATTAAATATGGATTATCATTTTTGGTTTGAAATCTCCTGGTCAGTGACAACAAAAAATTCTTCAAAACTTATCTGTTCCAAAATTAACTTTAACATGCAAAAATTAACATCATACGACCATGGAACAATATgacaatatatattattataaaatgtaaaaatggttGGTCAACTATTGCATTAACTACTTTGTACTTCCCCAGTTCTAGCAATGACAGAACACTATAATTATATTATGACTTAAGTATGTATGATAATCTGTGTCTGCTGTAAGGCCAGGATTTTGTTTGTGTTAATGTGGCATGCGTGACAATGGTTTTGTTCGCATCTGTAtttctgtttgtgtctgtgtggttTGGATAAGTCTGTGTCCATCCCAATTGTGTGTTTGCTGTACCCAAGAGAGTGTGTGACTGCATGCTGTTGTTTGGGATTCTGCCGCCACTACCTACGGGCCGGCCGTCGCTCGGTTGCTCTGGACTGTAATGACAGGGCCGGCTGGCTGTAATTAAGTTCAAACATAGCAGCGTGGTGGACAGAGCCGGAGGCCTGCAGCCCTCAATATCATGCAGGCTGACCACAGACTGACAGCTCTCCAACACCCGCCAAACACTAAAACTATAAGACCAAACTAAGACCCGGACTAAAGCCTGATATGTCATGTACAACAATAATCAATTACTATCCAAAATCAGCTCAAAGCCCAACAACTTTGCATGAGCTTTTGACATTTTCAGATTTGAAATGGTCTGCATATTCTAACATATTAAACAAGCTACCTAAAATCCATtatatttatcagtgataaaaatgGTAACTTAAAGCTGTGTTTGCTGgtttgtgattggctgttcatCAAGCATAAACTTAACTGCTAGCACTAGGTGTATATTATCATCTCAAGCTGCTGTAAGCACATATATCCTGAACCCATCCTTTCATCCACACCTCCTGCACACCCTGTATAATCTCTTCTTCTTGGAACGCTAAAATTAGCTTTCATTGGAATGCTCTGACAGCTTTAGCAATACAAAGTGTAAGGTCAATACATTTCACTTCATGTCTAGGTGTCTCAGTCATTGTAGACTTGAAACAAAGAGGGTATATgacattaaaatgttcttcagtcATCCTTTGTTATTAGAATATCCACTTccatatttagtttcatttcatCAAACCAATTATAAcaattttgatgattagagcttacagtTCATGAAAGTCTAAAAtacagtatctcaaaatattagaatatttacattttggtTTCATTAAATGACCAACCCTACATTATAAATTCCAGGTATATCTTGTTCTTTGAATGCACAGttatggggaagactgctgacttggcaaTGGTCCAGAAGACAGTCATTGACACCCTCCACAAAAAGGTTAAGTCACAGAATGTCATTAATGAaagagctggctgttcacagagtgctgtatcaatgCATAAAACATGCAAAGTTGACAGTAAGGAAGAAATTGGTatggaaaaggtgcacaagcaacagggatgactgcTTAAGAAGACTGTCAAGCAAAGCCAATTCAAACACtagggagagcttcacaaggagtggactgaagagGACTCCAATGGGAAGTTTCTGAAGTCATGATTTGGGTGTCGTGACGTCTGcttgtgttggtccattgtgttttatcaagttcaaagtcaatgcagccatgtaccaggagattttggagcattttatgcttccatctgctgacaagctttatgaagatgttgatttccttttccagcaggactttagcagctgcccacagtgccaaaacctcTTCCAAGTAgcttgctgaccatgatattactgttcttgattggccagccaacatgcCTGACCTTAAACCCATATGAAATCTATGGGATATGTttaagagaaagatgagaaacagtCGATCCAACAATACAGACGAGCTGAAGACTCAATAGTTCAACACCAGTGCAACAGGCTGATTGCTTCCATGCCACACATCACTGATGTTGGAATATGTACTAAAGGAGCCCTGacataaatgaacatactttaagGAACTTTAACTTTTCTGTTTTGCAAAtccttttacatatatatatatatatatatatatatatatatatatatatatatatttctgagtgtgtttatatttggactattttagacCCATTGGGATGAAAACGGCAGTGGAGTAGCGCAGTACTTGCATCACTGTACACATAAAGCAGGCAAcaggctacaatgttcttctgcaaaaCATATGCAGTTTTGTTTATTAACTGTTAGAGTGACAAAAGTTATATAGTGTACTTTTAATTGAAGGTCCACAGCCAATTCTAACCATCAGTGGGGCATCTGCAGATTGTATGAAAACGTGCATATGAaactgtacaaattcatatgaataagCCACAAATGTAAAATGGGTATGAATTTCAAAATAT includes:
- the zbtb8b gene encoding zinc finger and BTB domain-containing protein 8B, encoding MEVPSYLSRLLSELNEQRKRDFFCDCSIIVEGRVFKAHRNILFASSGYFRALLVHYLQDNGQRHSTASLDIVTAEAFSFILDFLYTGRLDLRSDNVIEIMSAASYLQMTDVVNFCKGYIKSSLEICNREGERHKDFSGSENPVSASSAPMASISDADHRTCQVTESLSPDDTPTAAVCTPVATSSKDSEGENGAFPNHPPINAPLKISPGPDLVNSSTPGLLLGLVHPKIEYDPDEEGESSQESKDTTLYHDPNQDEERTVNTSPAPSTEHFSVSFADCPMKQFPDVLFRSGMNPNRDEHFSQNLGYVSGFSRGDDVLGPAGPCGMEIQIDWYGDDPGRLHKCPFCPYTAKQKGILKRHIRCHTGERPYPCEVCGKRFTRQEHLRTHAISVHRSTWPIVCKGCRRVFSGIVSQGMKRFGLCDGCTFVTTTNEDPSSMNLSAQSESMERGTRDSDWPVFVVEGDEAEASASTVGQDDKQNVAKQLSENGTLL